The window TGCGGCGCTCAGAGCACCGGCGGGATCTTCACCGACTGGCATCGCGTCCCCGACTGGTGAGGACCGCCCCCGAGCCCCCGCGGAGTCCCGGTCAACTCCACTCGGCGCCCCCTCCGGCAGGGACGACATCGGCTTCCCCGTGGTGGAATGTTCCTCCGACGGTTCCTTCGTCCTCTCCAAACCGCCGAAGACCGGCGGCCTGGTGTCGTTCGGCACCGCGGCCGAGCAACTGGTGTACGAGATCGGCGACCCGCGCCGATACGTGCTGCCGGACGTCACCTGCGACTTCAGCCACGCGCTCATCCAGGAAGTGCCCGGTACGAGCGCCGTCGTCCGCCTCCGTGCTCAGGTCGTCACCCCTCACGTTTCGTCCGCGTGCAGGCGTGGATGGCGGCGCCGTCCGGGTGAGCGGCGCCAAAGGTTCGGCGCCGCCGCGCGACTACAAGGTGAGCCGGAGGCGCGCGGGGGTGCCGGTCACTCGCCCCACCTCAAGATTTGCCGTTGGCAGGTGTGCGCCACCTACATGGACGGATTTCGCGCCACCGCCGTGTGTCCGCTGGGCGGGCCCAGAGCGGCGGAAAAGGCCCGCAGGACCGCCGAGAGCATCGTCAAAAGGTGGCGTTCTGGGCGGGCTCCGGGGGTTCGGTATCTGAAACGCGGGCCGGTTTGCGCAGGACCAGGCGGATATTTAAGCGTTTGGCTCTGGAGGATTTCACGGACATCCACGTCCAAGTCCTGGGAGCGGAGGACACGTACGGCGCTCACGCCGCCAACAAAGTGAGACCTCCGCACGCCTCCGATCCGCCGACGCCGGCGTGACTGACGAGCGCCGACGACGCAGGGCGCCCGGGAAGCGGTCCTGTGGCTGGCCGCGTGCCACAAAGACAAGAAGGCCTTGGAAGTCTTCGCCAGAGAGATCGCCCCCGCCGGGACGGGCATGGGTACGACCGCCGCTCGCGCTTCATCCGACGGGGGTTCGGGGGGCGTGTCACCTGACCTCTGCGTCCTCGCTCGCAGCTCCCGGACTGTGCGGCATTGTGGGCGGGCGTCCCCGAGTGTGAGTGCGCCAGCCGTGTCGTCCATCCTATTTTATTCCTTGTCTGAGCTGTCCATCTTCTTCTAGGTCGCCCATCCTGAAACCATTCTTCTTCTACCAGCCCAAGTCCCAAGTCCAGATCCACATTCACGTGGACGGACATTTGGCGGAGTCTTTCTCGGAGGCGGAAGCCCACACGCCCCACGAGGAGGCCCCTCTTCCGAGCGACGGGGAAGAGGTGGACCTAGGTGAGCTTTGAACTTACCTGTAAAAAATGTTTCCGGATTGAAGTGGGTTGAATGTTCCACAAGAGGGAGCCAACGTACCTCTGCCTGTAGAAGAGGCACTTTCCATGGTTACTGTCGGCCTTTTGACCCGGATGACCCCTGAAAATGAGTAAAGTGGAATTAAAAAGTGCCGTTTCCATCGTAGACCTTCCCAGTGGGCCGCATTGCTACAGACTGGAGGAGCTAGCCTACACCAGGAGCGGCGACAAAGGCGACTCGGCCAACATCGGTGAGCTACGCCGACGCTGGCGCGAAACCCTCGCTCGCGGCTAAGCTAACCGCCATCACGCACAGGTGTGATCGCCCGCGATCCCCGCCTCTTCCCCTACCTGAAGAAACACCTGACCTCCTCGGCGGTGGAGGATTACTTGCTCCACCTCTTCCCTTCGGGCCGGCGCGGCGCAGTCACCCGGTGAGCAAATCGAGCAGACGACCGCTTCAAGCTGCGGATATTCTGTTCCTAATTGCTCCCAAATGTGCCTGGCCGCCACCGTGCGGAACTTTGGCGCTGAAAAGAGCCGCCGTCTCCGTTCAAACGGCGCCGGAACGGGAAGGCGCCTTCCAAACTGGGGCGATTTTTGCCACACCGCTCGGCTCGCCGGGCACGTGTTTGCAATTAGCCCGGCGGAGGGCCGGTTAATGCGGTCGCCGTGGTTACATTAGTGTTGACGTGTGCGCAGATACACTTTGCCGGGGATCAACGCCCTCAATTTCCTTCTGAAGGATTGCCTCGGCGGGGGAGGGGTGGCGTCCCTGCGGAGCGACCCCCAGGTAAAGTACACGCTCACCCGCCGGCAGGGGcgggggcgagcgagcgagcgagcgtccGTCGACACTGGCGGCTGTGCGGACCTCCCGTAGGGAAAAGCCCTGGCTCAGATGTTGCTGGACTTGGAACTGGACGGACTTCCCGACCTGGCGCCCCTGCTCGGTTGAGGGGCGGCTCCCCGTCACGTGACCCGGGCCGACCTCTCACCTCGCTCTCGGGAATGTCGTTTCCTCCTTAATTGCAAACAGACCCTCCGTCGTCACGGCAACTCTCCAGTTCCCCCAGACGATTGCGGCGGCGTCCCGTCGCCGATGGGGCGGTCCttcattaaaaagaaacaaaaggcGTCTGGCGGCCTCTCATTTACGACCTTTAACCTCTCCGATGCGCCGCGTCCGCCCGGCATCATTTGAAGCCCGGCTCGTCCGTCCGCACGCGGGGGGCCGTGGCCCCGTTGATAAGACGGACGCACGGCGGGGTGCCGAAGCTTAACTCCTTCGTCGCCTGGTCGGGGCCCGGGTGCGTGAGTGAAAGAAGCCGGCAGTTGGTCGCCTGTTGCTGTCAAAGGGTTAAAAGAGAGAACAGAGTGAATTTTGTGGTTTGGAAGCAGTGATGTCAGCTGCAATGCTAACAGTTTTTCCCCTCGCGCGCAgtcgtgtgtgagtgtgtgcgtgagtgagtgagtgagtgtgttggGAACAATTTACAAGTGGGTGAGAGCGAGCGAGGCAAAGAATGCGTGCCATTTGGTGGTTTGGAAGCAGTGACTGACTTTTGGATGTTCTGTGCtgctttaactcattagctgcagTTTGCTTTACAAATGAAAACTTTTAACGGGATGGCCAACGAGAACATTCCCACTGCTTCCATGAATGTCGTCCTGATTTCCCTCAAATCAAGATGAGCTTCCAATACATTGGAAGGGGGAGTCAACCACCGAGTTCATTTCAAAACACACACTTTGGAGTTCGAAGTGTACTTAACTGATCTAGGCCAAGTTCCATTGGAAGGCCATTgtggtcgtcaatggcagctggaAAACAGAGTGCTCTTTCTTTCCTGACGTGCACGTGCGCGCGTGGGCGGGCCGGCCCTCTTCCTGTGCTCTCCCGCATCCAGGTGGGGTCTGCCGGTCTGCCCCTAGACGAGAAGGAAAGTAAGCCAAGACGAGGGGAGACTCGTCCGTTTGTTTtcgggtgggggtgggggcacGGAATCTAGCCACCCGAGTCGCGTCGCGTCACGTCACGACACGCCCCAAAGCTTCCGCCAGCCACTGGTGCCAATGTGCCCAGGCCCACTCACTCGGAGCATCCGGCGGCGCGCGGCGTCATGGTCCTGGCGCTCCCCTTCCTACCGCACAGAGTCGTCTTCGTCTCCTGGAAGTCATGCTGGACGCGCTGGGCTATCTGCTGGACAAAGTATTGCAGTTGCTGCTGGTGACGTGCGCGCCCGCCGAAGAGGGCGAGGACGGTGACGTTGGTACCGGCGATAGCGATGGCGATAGCGGTGGCGCGCCTCCGCTCCCGCGCGCGTACCGGCGCGGAGACTTGATGGAGGTGCCTCGCACGCTCTTCACTCACTTCGGCATCTACCTGGGGGACGGCCGCGTGGCGCACCTCATCCCCGACATCCTCCCCGCCGTCACGTCGAACGCGCGCCTCCTCCGCAGCCAGGTCAGCAACGCGCGCCTGTTGCTCGGCGTGCTCTGCAAGCGCGCCAGCGTGCGCGTGGACTCCGTGGAGGACTTTGCCTACGGCGCCAGTCTGCGCCTCAACGTGCACGCCATGGAGAAGGGCGGCTGTGGTGGGGGTGCTTGGAGTGGGGGTCGAGGACTCCGGGGCTGCCGGGACTCCGAGGAGGTGGCGCGGCGAGCCGAGCGCCTGCTCGGCAGCGTCCCCTACAGCCTGCTGTGGAACAACTGCGAGCATTTCGTCACCTGGTGCCGGTACGGAGCCGCCCGCAGTCTGCAGACGGAACAGgtcagagaaagagaaaaaagagaaagagagattgaTGTATTTTGGATAGAGTCGTTCATATCACTCCACGGATGCCATTGGTGAAAATAACAGTCCAATGCATCCCAATTCAAGTGGATTTGATTGAGTAAAACCTCCATTTCGTGCAATGTTTCAAAGCCACCGCTAGAGAGAGCCCGCACCCCGGCTTTATGTGACACTCCACAGGCATAGTGTTGATGCTGACCGAAGGAGatgtaaatgtaaacatttgcTGGTGTGTGTCGACCTCTGCGCCCGATCAACTTCTTTGGGGGTCTTTTCCAGTTCTGCCAATGGCTGAAGTCCCTGATCCGAGACCAGAGGAACGTGGCACTGGCCGCTCTGCTGGGCTTGCTCTCCATGGCCTGTTCGGGTGTGTCGTCCTGGACCACCCTGCCCGCTCTGCTGCTCCCTCTGGTGCTGTGGATGGCCAGCTGAAGCCCCCCAGAAAACagaaccaccaccaccaccaccgggAAGCCGAAAAACACTAGGGAAAGTGTCAGTGCACAATCCCTCTCCATCAAAACTGGGACAAAGTGAACAAAATCAACAAAGGGGAGCCACACACCGACAAAAAGGCAAAACAGGACTTACCATAACAGGAAACAATAGTCCCACAGAGACGTTCCAAAAAAACCGTGGCCTTTAAATGaacacagacaggggttgattaaaaaatcacaaacacctgggtgGCCCAGGGGACGGGAAGCCTAGAGGGACAAATGAGGCAAAAGGCATAGAAATCACACAAACAGGACACACCAAGAAAACACGGCCATCCGGCAAAAGCTCGCTAACGTGACGGACGCTTTCTTTGCGTACCTTGGAGTCGGTCAAATAAAGGACGGCGTCCGGAAAGGCCGCCGTCCGCACGCCGACCGTTTTTCAGCGGTGTGCGAACGCCAAAATGGAAGCGGGTGCGTGAGAGAGCATTTCAATGAGCGGCGCGTGCGCCTGCCCGCCCGCCGCCGAGGCTGACCCCGTCGGCCCCGCGTAATGCGGCAGGTGTGGCGGCGGCGAGGGCGGGGGGAGGGATGGTAATTGTTGCCGTGGCGACCACCTATCGTCGCCGACATTCCCACGTcagcgtggcgtggcgtggcctttttttctcccccggtCTCCGAGGACCCCTCCCGTCTCCGGAATCCTTCCGATGACTTGACCCCGTCCGTCGGCCTTTGCCCGTCGCTCCCGTCGTGCCATTGGTCGCCGGGGAAATGCGGCGGTCCCCCCTCCCCCTTTCGTCTTTGTGTCTCGTGCTGATGCTTTCACCTCAAGTTAGCCGCATTGTGTGCgggattgcacttttttttttcttgttcaatCTATCGATGAATCAAACGAGGCCAATTCAAATTTGATGCAAAACGGGCCCAGAAAATGCTTGCGTATTTTTAACTCGGCGTCCTTCTTCTCTCCCCGCCCCCGAGTGGCGTTCCCTTGGCGTCGGCCTTGACGCGGCGTCACCTTGACGTGACGTCAACGTTGACATCAGGAGCCGCTCTGCCTTCAATGTATAGGAAAGTGTGCGCGTGGGAGGGAGGGTGATGGGGGAGGGGCTGGGGAGGGGGGGGTCTCTCCCTCAGAGACCGTCATAATAgttctatttttaattttctgcCGGCAACCGTCGACGCCAACCAACCTCTCCTGGCTACTGCGTGCGTTGGCTTTTTCACTGGATCTCATGTTGTGGCAAAGGTGATCcttttctattttctctttCGGTGCCAATGACAtggataggcgtccaatcgggTCCACTTGAAATGAGCCGAGGTTTGAGTTGGGTTGCCGTCGACCGACCTGCAGGgcctacacacaaaaaaagccattttttagtCTGAGTTTTTGTTCAGATGCGATCCAAAGGCATCTTTTAAATAAGCCAGAAAAGTCACTTGTCGTTTACTGAAGGGTTGAGAAATGTCAGAGAGGAATGCTGGATAAGAAGTTGAAACAAGTTCTCTTCCCGGTAACGGTAAACACAGCTTCCCGCTATCTTAGCCGTCCGTGCCTTTATATGGTTCCCGACttgggggtgtccaaactttttcccccaaaggcTACCTGAAGAAATATGGAAACTGGAGTTTGAAATCTCATTGTACATCTCATGGTTGGCAATAAAGACATGGATTTGGCTCTTGTCAGATGAAATGGGTTGCTTTTGTCATTTCATGAATGATAGGGTGATATTAGCGGATTGAATTGAAAGTGGGAGGGGTCTCCCActccaatgtctttttcttcacTTGAAATGGGATACGATTGAATGGAGGTAGTACCGTGGTTTGATTggatcttcctcctcctccgtcaTCATCCTGTCACGCAGGCAGGCAGTCGGGAGGCAGGCGGGTGGGCACGTACGTCCGCAAGCACGCCCCGCCTCCTCGATGCTGGGCTCGTCTTCCTCCCTGGtcacctcctcttcctcgcACAGTGATGCAACGTGAGCCGACGTCGGATGGATGCtttggaaaagtaaaaaaaaagccattttctcCGGCTCCTTTCTTTGTTTGTCGGCGGCGCGGCCCAGGACCGACGAGGCGTCACCCGGTCAGTCTCGTCTCTCTTTATTCCACGTCCAAACTATCGCGGCCAATATTTGCGGCGTGTCCAAAAAGCGGCTTTGCCGGAATCAAAGATTGCTCCACTGGATGAGGCGTCCACATCGAGTCCATCGTTGGGGGAGCGTCGCGCTTCCTCGTCCTTCCGTTAAAGCCGCCGCTTAACCTTTTACGGGACGGGTCAAAAGTTGACATTAATCGGGTCGTGCCATTTCCCGAGAAACGGCGAGCTCGGTCTTTGTTAAAGCGGGACTAAAAAAGGCAACCCAAAATAGCGGCGACGGCAAACGTGCCCACGAATTAATCGGCGGTCCCGAGCGGCGCCTTCAACTCAACTCGCTCAAGCGGGTCTCATCCCGTAGGTGACGTGCCACGGTGGGATCGCGGGCGCCGAAACGAGACGGACCACAGCCCGCGTCGACTTGTCGGGCGTGAGAGCGACACCTGCGGCGAGAGAAACAACATGTGACGGGCCAGATCGGACAGAGAAAAGCAAAGAAAGGACTCACGTCGGGCTGCGTTCGACATGGACTGGGCCAGTGGCGGCGAGCCGGACCCGCTCCCCAACGTCACGTCCTGGGACGGGTGGGACACCCACGCCATGCCCCCGACCTTCCCCGAAGACCCCATCCGATCGCCCGGCGTGCAGGTGAGCGAGGGTGGCCGAGAAGTGGGCGAGGCCGGCCGCTGACGCCGCCCCGTGCGTTTCCGTGTGTGGCCAGGCGGCGTTGATCGTGGCCTACGTGGCCATCATCCTGCTGGGGCTTGTGGgcaattctctggtcatctacGTCATTTACCGCTTCAAGACGCTGCGCACGGTCACCAACTTC is drawn from Stigmatopora argus isolate UIUO_Sarg chromosome 20, RoL_Sarg_1.0, whole genome shotgun sequence and contains these coding sequences:
- the LOC144066198 gene encoding uncharacterized protein LOC144066198 isoform X2 produces the protein MLAHLLWRRPERTLKRVLRSRVRPWTWTNGRRSEHGRPVRIGCASGFWGDTATSVPQLIHGGKLDFLVFDYLSEITMSLLTAAKSKAPNLGYAPDFVLAALAPSIRDIQQKGVRVVSNAGGVNPLACADAIREVVRKAGLDLKVAVVTGDDLTPQRSRLARVETADGPRALPEKLHSVNAYLGAGPIRRCLDLGADIVVTGRCVDSALALGPLMHAFGWREGDLDLLAAGSLAGHLIECGAQSTGGIFTDWHRVPDWDDIGFPVVECSSDGSFVLSKPPKTGGLVSFGTAAEQLVYEIGDPRRYVLPDVTCDFSHALIQEVPGTSAVVRLRAQVVTPHVSSACRRGWRRRPGERRQRFGAAARLQGVRHLHGRISRHRRVSAGRAQSGGKGPQDRREHRQKVAFWAGSGGSVSETRAGLRRTRRIFKRLALEDFTDIHVQVLGAEDTYGAHAANKGAREAVLWLAACHKDKKALEVFAREIAPAGTGMAPGLCGIVGGRPRVSPILKPFFFYQPKSQVQIHIHVDGHLAESFSEAEAHTPHEEAPLPSDGEEVDLDLPSGPHCYRLEELAYTRSGDKGDSANIGVIARDPRLFPYLKKHLTSSAVEDYLLHLFPSGRRGAVTRYTLPGINALNFLLKDCLGGGGVASLRSDPQGKALAQMLLDLELDGLPDLAPLLG
- the LOC144066198 gene encoding uncharacterized protein LOC144066198 isoform X1, coding for MLAHLLWRRPERTLKRVLRSRVRPWTWTNGRRSEHGRPVRIGCASGFWGDTATSVPQLIHGGKLDFLVFDYLSEITMSLLTAAKSKAPNLGYAPDFVLAALAPSIRDIQQKGVRVVSNAGGVNPLACADAIREVVRKAGLDLKVAVVTGDDLTPQRSRLARVETADGPRALPEKLHSVNAYLGAGPIRRCLDLGADIVVTGRCVDSALALGPLMHAVRGGWRTGRGGWPSSATERFVAFLAVRMERRGLGFAGRRKSGGSSHRVRRSEHRRDLHRLASRPRLGRHRLPRGGMFLRRFLRPLQTAEDRRPGVVRHRGRATGVRDRRPAPIRAAGRHLRLQPRAHPGSARRGWRRRPGERRQRFGAAARLQGVRHLHGRISRHRRVSAGRAQSGGKGPQDRREHRQKVAFWAGSGGSVSETRAGLRRTRRIFKRLALEDFTDIHVQVLGAEDTYGAHAANKGAREAVLWLAACHKDKKALEVFAREIAPAGTGMAPGLCGIVGGRPRVSPILKPFFFYQPKSQVQIHIHVDGHLAESFSEAEAHTPHEEAPLPSDGEEVDLDLPSGPHCYRLEELAYTRSGDKGDSANIGVIARDPRLFPYLKKHLTSSAVEDYLLHLFPSGRRGAVTRYTLPGINALNFLLKDCLGGGGVASLRSDPQGKALAQMLLDLELDGLPDLAPLLG
- the LOC144066198 gene encoding uncharacterized protein LOC144066198 isoform X3, which encodes MLAHLLWRRPERTLKRVLRSRVRPWTWTNGRRSEHGRPVRIGCASGFWGDTATSVPQLIHGGKLDFLVFDYLSEITMSLLTAAKSKAPNLGYAPDFVLAALAPSIRDIQQKGVRVVSNAGGVNPLACADAIREVVRKAGLDLKVAVVTGDDLTPQRSRLARVETADGPRALPEKLHSVNAYLGAGPIRRCLDLGADIVVTGRCVDSALALGPLMHAFGWREGDLDLLAAGSLAGHLIECGAQSTGGIFTDWHRVPDWDDIGFPVVECSSDGSFVLSKPPKTGGLVSFGTAAEQLVYEIGDPRRYVLPDVTCDFSHALIQEVPGVDGGAVRVSGAKGSAPPRDYKVCATYMDGFRATAVCPLGGPRAAEKARRTAESIVKRTRRIFKRLALEDFTDIHVQVLGAEDTYGAHAANKGAREAVLWLAACHKDKKALEVFAREIAPAGTGMAPGLCGIVGGRPRVSPILKPFFFYQPKSQVQIHIHVDGHLAESFSEAEAHTPHEEAPLPSDGEEVDLDLPSGPHCYRLEELAYTRSGDKGDSANIGVIARDPRLFPYLKKHLTSSAVEDYLLHLFPSGRRGAVTRYTLPGINALNFLLKDCLGGGGVASLRSDPQGKALAQMLLDLELDGLPDLAPLLG
- the LOC144066214 gene encoding uncharacterized protein LOC144066214, whose translation is MTPRAAGCSEGRPADPTWMRESTGRGPARPRAHVHVRKERALCFPAAIDDHNGLPMELGLDHNRRPTAGFFHSRTRAPTRRRRRPPHRRRDAAAIVWGNWRVAVTTEGLFAIKEETTFPRARGHPGQKADSNHGKCLFYRQR
- the LOC144066211 gene encoding LOW QUALITY PROTEIN: lecithin retinol acyltransferase-like (The sequence of the model RefSeq protein was modified relative to this genomic sequence to represent the inferred CDS: deleted 1 base in 1 codon), whose protein sequence is MCPGPSLGASGGARRHGPGAPLPTAQSRLRLLEVMLDALGYLLDKVLQLLLVTCAPAEEGEDGDVGTGDSDGDSGGAPPLPRAYRRGDLMEVPRTLFTHFGIYLGDGRVAHLIPDILPAVTSNARLLRSQVSNARLLLGVLCKRASVRVDSVEDFAYGASLRLNVHAMEKGGCGGGAWSGGRGLRGCRDSEEVARRAERLLGSVPYSLLWNNCEHFVTWCRYGAARSLQTEQFCQWLKSLIRDQRNVALAALLGLLSMACSGVSSWTTLPALLLPLVLWMAS